The Leptodactylus fuscus isolate aLepFus1 chromosome 3, aLepFus1.hap2, whole genome shotgun sequence genome has a segment encoding these proteins:
- the LOC142198633 gene encoding olfactory receptor 5V1-like, whose product MDNKTLATELILLGFSDNMETNLCLFPVFLLIYFFSVLGNCLIICIIILNPPLQTPMYFFLCNLSFIDLCYSSSAIPKLLVDLVSTHRSISVIGCLIQFKVILLIGATECQLLAVMAYDRYVAICHPLHYHVLMSRSICFCLAAFVWIFSFINVIIPSLAMPITLCYPNKIDHFMCEVLSVLRLSCDDTSLQELVIFSMGFIALLIPFVLILVSYSCIISSVLKVQSSGRSKAFSTCTSHITVVAMFFGASMLTYLRPSSTESLSQDKYSSIFYVVVAPMLNPLIYSLNNREVKRTKLSFKKFSLQ is encoded by the exons ATGGACAATAAGACGTTGGCCACTGAGTTGATTCTTTTAGGATTTTCCGATAACATGGAAACTAATCTCTGTTTGTTCCCTGTATTTCTCTTGATCTATTTCTTCTCTGTATTGGGAAACTGTCTTATCATATGTATCATTATactgaacccgcccttacagaccccaatgtacttcttcctcTGCAATTTATCCTTCATAGACTTGTGTTATTCGTCATCAGCGATACCTAAGCTGCTGGTAGACCTTGTATCCACTCATAGGTCAATATCAGTCATTGGTTGTCTCATACAGTTTAAGGTTATCCTATTGATAGGAGCCACCGAATGCCAACTTCTTGCCGTCATGGCCTATGACCGATACGTGGCCATCTGCCACCCACTCCACTACCACGTTCTCATGAGTAGAAGTATATGTTTCTGTTTAGCCGCCTTTGTGTGGATATTTAGTTTCATAAATGTAATAATCCCATCCCTTGCCATGCCCATAACATTGTGTTACCCCAACAAGATTGACCATTTCATGTGTGAGGTCCTATCGGTGCTGAGGTTGTCATGTGATGATACCTCTCTTCAAGAGCTTGTAATATTTAGTATGGGTTTTATCGCTCTTCTTATCCCTTTTGTGTTAATTCTGGTGTCCTATAGTTGTATTATATCTTCTGTATTGAAGGTTCAGTCTTCTGGAAGGTCGAAGGCCTTTTCTACTTGTACCTCCCATATTACTGTGGTGGCAATGTTTTTTGGGGCTTCAATGTTGACTTATTTAAGACCATCGTCTACCGAATCTTTGAGCCAGgacaaatatt CCTCTATTTTTTATGTTGTTGTCGCTCCAATGTTAAACCCTTTGATTTATAGTTTGAACAACAGAGAAGTAAAAAGAACAAAACTGAGTTTCAAAAAATTCTCTTTACAATAA